Proteins encoded in a region of the Candidatus Krumholzibacteriia bacterium genome:
- a CDS encoding tetratricopeptide repeat protein, which yields MRSMQVAGVVALLVAAPALTQGGEEVSTRPATLAEVGMQLEQVPLRAPAEREAALADVEQALSQAQRGGLSGDRRLAAQLLAGEVQYGRHDYARASQYFGEAEKSGGVFADDAGMARIQALEAKGQDAEAAKEWAKWEKRYPQSSLLPEVRLARTWNAIRRMALEEAARTLAELVKQRPHLQKDPRVVLADATLHYLNQRYNEALAALGTQSGAGPTYLRALCQAALGARLKAAAHYQEVVDRYPESPLREHAMLAKANSFLESKAFRSAAEEFRRVAERVQTPDLRAEAELRRAGALVLDGDTATGSSELQGVVAKYPGTGFAARAQYLLGEVAYSQQQYEPAIVEYNRLLTTYFEHALAATAQYRVGRCLDALNRKAEATSAYQAVVRGYPLEAESPAAAYLAGVGLMEQGKPLIAAPYFQLVLDRYAQRPKDAAVLVFASPEHQELVEAALCLLELCYHKAGDLGQLSGAPHMTLQQMPPSRSSWRAYALLIDADALAAMGRHDEAQGTLSKLVQEFPDHAVALHANRLLAWTYAQQGKDALAIETEQRMLVRYAATGNADFLGSAYLNKAHVLFNSKKYAEAAAAYDDYLKRFAGHSGRQLALYQAGVAYTRLDRNGDAVDRWEMLVKEAPKSEIAERAWARVGDLYFRAEHYADAKRCYQGLLENFAESQAAALAHLRLAQCDYNAGRDGEALQEFSEVGQRYPGTVMAKEAARGSELALYRLGQDKGGIATLAQLVEQYPTSSFAADAQFRIAMHHYEAKRWAEAIEGFRRVVTQFPGFTAADQAHFLMADAAEQNQQTDEARRGYDQFLMFFPESELRPTAQFRLGMLDFQAGDHMRAAVQFTGVLDSEKANAETRTACLYNLALCQRVLGDTEAARTSLERYRTEHPGDPRSIDVAYQLGDLHEKAGHCGQALEEYQKALAGGPPAKLAVELYYRMGACREQEGQADAAVASYQKAMQASDKSDAFRLSAVVRLATLHEEKGNFKGALAAYRDLVRNAKDAEMVAAAKERVAQLEAAVP from the coding sequence GAAGAGGTTTCGACCCGCCCGGCGACACTGGCAGAAGTGGGGATGCAGCTCGAGCAGGTGCCGCTGCGCGCCCCCGCAGAGCGGGAAGCCGCGCTGGCCGATGTCGAGCAGGCCCTGAGCCAGGCGCAACGCGGCGGGCTCAGCGGGGATCGACGGCTGGCGGCGCAGCTGCTCGCCGGCGAGGTCCAGTACGGTCGCCACGACTACGCTCGGGCCTCGCAGTACTTCGGCGAGGCGGAGAAGTCCGGCGGCGTCTTCGCCGACGATGCCGGCATGGCGCGCATCCAAGCGCTGGAGGCCAAGGGCCAGGATGCCGAGGCCGCCAAGGAATGGGCGAAGTGGGAGAAACGCTACCCGCAGAGCTCGCTCCTTCCGGAAGTGCGGCTGGCGCGGACCTGGAACGCCATCCGCCGCATGGCCCTGGAGGAAGCGGCGAGGACGCTGGCGGAGTTGGTGAAGCAGCGGCCGCATCTGCAGAAGGATCCGCGCGTCGTCCTGGCCGATGCGACGCTCCACTATCTGAACCAGAGGTACAACGAGGCTCTCGCCGCTCTCGGAACGCAGAGCGGCGCCGGGCCCACCTACTTGCGGGCACTGTGTCAGGCAGCTCTCGGCGCTCGTCTCAAGGCGGCGGCCCACTATCAGGAAGTCGTGGACCGCTACCCCGAGTCGCCGCTCCGCGAGCACGCCATGCTCGCCAAGGCCAACTCGTTCCTGGAGAGCAAGGCGTTCCGCAGCGCCGCGGAAGAATTCCGCCGCGTGGCGGAACGGGTGCAGACGCCGGACCTGCGCGCCGAGGCCGAGCTGCGCCGCGCCGGGGCTCTGGTGCTGGATGGCGACACCGCAACCGGCAGCAGCGAGCTGCAAGGCGTGGTGGCGAAGTACCCCGGCACGGGCTTCGCCGCTCGCGCCCAGTACCTCCTCGGCGAGGTGGCGTACTCGCAGCAGCAGTACGAGCCCGCCATCGTCGAGTACAACCGACTCCTCACCACCTATTTCGAACATGCCTTGGCGGCGACGGCCCAGTATCGGGTCGGCCGCTGCTTGGACGCGCTCAACCGCAAGGCCGAGGCGACGAGCGCCTACCAGGCCGTCGTCCGCGGCTATCCCTTGGAAGCGGAGTCGCCGGCAGCGGCCTACCTGGCCGGTGTGGGTCTCATGGAGCAGGGCAAGCCGTTGATCGCGGCGCCCTACTTCCAGCTCGTGCTCGACCGTTACGCCCAGCGTCCGAAGGATGCGGCGGTGCTGGTCTTCGCTTCGCCGGAACATCAAGAGCTGGTGGAAGCGGCGCTCTGTCTCTTGGAGCTCTGCTACCACAAGGCCGGGGACCTGGGGCAGCTCTCCGGGGCGCCGCACATGACGCTGCAGCAGATGCCGCCGAGCCGTTCCAGCTGGCGCGCCTACGCGCTGCTCATCGACGCCGACGCGCTGGCCGCCATGGGCCGGCACGACGAGGCCCAGGGCACGCTCAGCAAGCTGGTGCAGGAGTTCCCGGACCACGCCGTGGCGCTGCACGCCAACCGGTTGCTGGCTTGGACCTACGCGCAGCAGGGCAAGGACGCCCTCGCCATCGAGACGGAGCAGCGCATGCTGGTGCGCTACGCCGCCACGGGCAACGCCGATTTCCTGGGCAGCGCCTACCTCAACAAGGCGCACGTGCTCTTCAATTCCAAGAAATACGCCGAGGCGGCGGCGGCCTACGACGATTACCTGAAACGCTTCGCCGGTCACTCCGGCCGCCAACTGGCTCTCTACCAGGCGGGCGTCGCCTACACGCGGCTCGACCGCAACGGCGACGCCGTGGATCGTTGGGAGATGCTGGTGAAGGAAGCGCCGAAGTCGGAGATCGCCGAACGCGCCTGGGCGCGGGTCGGAGACCTCTACTTCCGCGCCGAGCACTACGCCGATGCCAAGCGCTGCTACCAAGGGTTGCTGGAGAACTTCGCCGAGAGCCAGGCGGCGGCGCTCGCGCACCTGCGCCTGGCGCAGTGCGACTACAACGCCGGCCGCGACGGTGAAGCCTTGCAGGAATTCTCCGAGGTCGGCCAGCGTTACCCCGGTACCGTCATGGCGAAGGAAGCGGCCCGCGGCAGCGAGCTCGCTCTCTACCGCCTCGGTCAGGACAAGGGCGGCATCGCCACCTTGGCGCAGCTGGTGGAGCAGTACCCGACCAGCTCCTTCGCCGCCGACGCCCAGTTCCGCATCGCCATGCACCATTACGAGGCGAAACGCTGGGCCGAGGCCATCGAGGGCTTCCGCCGCGTGGTGACCCAGTTCCCTGGCTTCACCGCCGCCGATCAAGCGCACTTCCTCATGGCCGACGCCGCCGAGCAGAACCAGCAGACCGACGAGGCGCGGCGCGGCTACGACCAGTTCCTCATGTTCTTCCCCGAGAGCGAGCTGCGGCCGACGGCACAGTTCCGCCTCGGGATGCTGGACTTCCAGGCCGGCGACCACATGCGCGCCGCGGTGCAGTTCACCGGCGTCTTGGACAGCGAAAAAGCCAACGCCGAAACCAGGACGGCCTGCCTCTACAACCTGGCGCTCTGCCAGCGCGTGCTGGGCGACACGGAAGCGGCCCGCACCTCTTTGGAGCGCTACCGCACCGAGCATCCCGGGGATCCTCGCAGCATCGACGTGGCCTACCAGCTCGGCGACCTGCATGAGAAGGCGGGCCACTGTGGCCAGGCCTTGGAGGAGTACCAGAAGGCTCTGGCCGGCGGACCCCCGGCGAAGCTCGCTGTCGAGCTCTACTACCGCATGGGCGCTTGCCGCGAGCAGGAAGGCCAGGCGGACGCTGCCGTGGCCTCGTACCAGAAGGCCATGCAGGCATCGGACAAGTCCGACGCCTTCCGTCTCTCCGCCGTGGTGCGTCTGGCGACGCTGCACGAGGAGAAGGGCAACTTCAAGGGTGCGCTGGCAGCGTACCGCGACCTCGTCCGCAATGCCAAGGACGCGGAGATGGTGGCAGCCGCGAAGGAGCGCGTTGCCCAGCTCGAAGCCGCAGTTCCGTAG
- a CDS encoding energy transducer TonB, which produces MSAIAARQEHRFISVQTRRAQITSFLVHLILLTWLALRPMVLAEGPTLTEIAWIDPSSLKPASPPPGPASPPPAAAAAEAAAPSTQATRPHPVEEHQFERTLTRSEQAPALQTSRSLQDVLNARMASMQREAHSGPVSPIAAPMAIPMAGSQLAGVGTSPSGAAVGLRRGGSGTAGGGTGAGGSSATGSGGGGTRPVALTRAGTGLPATSLPQLATVSAPSFESQRSKPQDVDNAKVRKLAGASLLGPIADRNILQQQTPAYPDWAEVQGVEATVSLYFVVRPDGHIKENILVEKTSGFEDFDANAVTALRGWRFEALGPGSTGEQWGRITFHYRLSSG; this is translated from the coding sequence GTGAGTGCCATCGCGGCACGACAGGAGCACCGGTTCATCTCGGTGCAGACCCGGCGGGCGCAGATCACCAGCTTCCTGGTGCATCTCATCCTGCTCACCTGGCTGGCGCTCCGACCCATGGTCCTGGCCGAAGGGCCGACGCTGACCGAGATCGCCTGGATCGACCCGTCGAGCTTGAAGCCGGCGTCGCCTCCTCCAGGTCCGGCCTCACCGCCGCCGGCAGCGGCCGCGGCGGAAGCCGCGGCTCCGAGCACCCAGGCGACACGGCCGCACCCAGTGGAAGAGCACCAGTTCGAGCGCACCCTCACCCGTTCGGAACAGGCGCCGGCGTTGCAGACCTCGCGGAGCTTGCAGGACGTGCTCAATGCCCGGATGGCCTCGATGCAACGCGAAGCACACAGCGGTCCGGTGAGCCCCATTGCGGCCCCCATGGCGATTCCCATGGCGGGCTCGCAGCTGGCGGGAGTTGGAACCTCGCCCTCCGGCGCGGCCGTCGGCCTGCGCCGCGGCGGTAGCGGCACCGCGGGCGGTGGGACGGGTGCCGGCGGCTCCAGCGCGACGGGGAGCGGTGGCGGTGGGACGCGGCCCGTGGCCTTGACGCGGGCGGGCACTGGCCTGCCGGCCACGTCGCTCCCGCAGCTGGCGACCGTGAGCGCGCCCAGTTTCGAGAGCCAACGCTCCAAACCCCAGGACGTGGACAACGCCAAGGTGCGGAAGCTCGCCGGCGCCTCGCTCCTCGGTCCGATCGCGGATCGCAACATCCTGCAGCAGCAGACGCCGGCCTATCCGGACTGGGCCGAGGTGCAAGGTGTCGAGGCGACCGTGAGTCTCTACTTCGTGGTCCGACCCGACGGTCACATCAAGGAGAACATCTTGGTGGAGAAGACGTCGGGCTTCGAAGACTTCGACGCCAATGCCGTGACCGCATTGCGCGGCTGGCGCTTCGAAGCGTTGGGTCCCGGCTCCACCGGTGAGCAGTGGGGACGGATCACGTTCCATTACCGGTTGAGCTCCGGTTGA
- a CDS encoding MotA/TolQ/ExbB proton channel family protein: MMSFDWLQIIGTSPTMLCLLACSVLTTGVVLERLYYYWKRRGNPDETLATAMTRLRAGEVKEAIWACRKTGHPMGSVAAQVLEQRGLPAQEVEEKMQVSLSEQRLLLERNMGFLGTMAGAAPLIGLLGTVWGIMRAFHDMAMSGSSSPSVVAAGIAEALITTATGLVVAVPALMFHNHFARQMNVMLTVAENHTRSLRAAAGEHSVSGRHVPEGATTRHPVGAGA, translated from the coding sequence ATGATGTCGTTCGACTGGCTTCAAATCATCGGCACGAGCCCCACGATGCTCTGCCTCCTGGCGTGCAGCGTGCTGACCACGGGCGTCGTGCTCGAGCGCCTGTACTACTACTGGAAGCGGCGGGGCAACCCGGACGAGACGCTGGCCACGGCGATGACGCGCCTGCGTGCCGGCGAGGTCAAGGAGGCCATCTGGGCCTGCCGCAAGACCGGCCATCCCATGGGTTCGGTGGCGGCGCAGGTCCTGGAGCAGCGCGGGCTGCCGGCGCAGGAAGTGGAAGAAAAGATGCAGGTGTCCCTGTCGGAACAACGCCTGCTCTTGGAGCGCAACATGGGCTTCCTGGGAACCATGGCTGGCGCCGCGCCCCTCATCGGCCTCTTGGGCACCGTGTGGGGCATCATGCGCGCCTTCCATGACATGGCCATGTCCGGCTCGTCGTCGCCTTCCGTGGTGGCGGCAGGGATCGCCGAGGCGCTGATCACCACGGCCACGGGTCTCGTCGTTGCCGTGCCGGCCCTCATGTTCCACAACCACTTCGCCCGCCAGATGAACGTCATGTTGACGGTGGCGGAGAATCACACGCGCAGCCTGCGTGCTGCGGCCGGCGAGCACTCGGTATCGGGCCGCCACGTCCCCGAGGGGGCGACGACGCGGCACCCGGTGGGAGCCGGTGCCTGA
- a CDS encoding biopolymer transporter ExbD, with amino-acid sequence MGALIVKPKVPMAKINVTPIIDVALTLVVILMMTMPMLSVANIDVEVPQARTRGIESQSRLTVTLGRSGELAIDDDMVEFARFDNELHSRLQGTGEGTLVVVRADRGVQYAQVADILARVRGAGAQRMAVAASPKTEERQ; translated from the coding sequence ATGGGCGCGCTCATCGTGAAACCAAAGGTGCCGATGGCCAAGATCAACGTCACGCCGATCATCGACGTGGCGCTGACGCTGGTCGTCATCCTGATGATGACCATGCCCATGCTCTCGGTCGCCAACATCGATGTGGAGGTGCCGCAGGCGCGCACCCGCGGCATCGAGAGCCAGAGCCGGCTCACCGTCACCCTGGGGAGGTCGGGAGAGCTGGCCATCGACGACGACATGGTGGAGTTCGCCCGCTTCGACAACGAGCTCCACAGCCGCTTGCAGGGGACCGGCGAGGGAACCCTCGTCGTCGTGCGCGCCGATCGCGGCGTGCAGTACGCCCAGGTGGCCGACATCCTCGCCCGGGTGCGTGGCGCCGGCGCTCAACGCATGGCGGTGGCGGCATCGCCGAAGACGGAGGAACGGCAGTGA
- a CDS encoding biopolymer transporter ExbD, producing MFQKSLPKSDDLSINMTPLIDVSLVLVVILLLAAPLAFEASIGVNQAEARAQKAKQVEKHEFIEIAVVSDDSVRINRRMVGRENLTYALQPLLERSAERQVLLSCADGITHGTFVEVLDVTKCAGASEIAVLGR from the coding sequence GTGTTCCAGAAGTCGCTGCCGAAGTCGGACGATCTCAGCATCAACATGACGCCGCTCATCGACGTCTCCCTGGTGCTCGTGGTCATTCTGTTGCTGGCGGCGCCGCTCGCCTTCGAGGCCAGCATCGGGGTGAACCAGGCGGAAGCCCGGGCCCAGAAGGCCAAGCAGGTGGAGAAGCACGAGTTCATCGAGATCGCCGTCGTCTCCGACGACAGCGTGCGGATCAACCGGCGCATGGTGGGGCGGGAGAACCTGACCTATGCCTTGCAGCCGCTGCTCGAGCGCAGCGCCGAACGCCAGGTGCTCTTGTCCTGTGCCGACGGCATCACCCACGGCACCTTCGTCGAGGTCCTGGACGTGACCAAGTGCGCTGGTGCCAGCGAGATCGCCGTGCTCGGGAGGTAA